In a single window of the Elaeis guineensis isolate ETL-2024a chromosome 4, EG11, whole genome shotgun sequence genome:
- the LOC140857155 gene encoding ubiquitin carboxyl-terminal hydrolase 3-like isoform X4: MAAPSKRWLPLEANPDVMNQFIWGLGVREEEVEFNDVYGLDEELLEMVPKPVLAVMFLFPYTAQIEAERKADREQDSTEKKESGKKVYFLKQTVGNACGTIGILHALGNATSEINLVEGSYFDRFYKSTANMDPFERAAFLEKDREMEDAHSVTATAGDTEASSDVNEHYICFTCVDGELYELDGRKFQPISHGPSSPSSLLQDAAKVIKAMIQKIPDSMNFNVMALSKKEK, translated from the exons ATGGCGGCACCGAGCAAGAGGTGGCTTCCCCTCGAAGCCAATCCAGATGTCATGAACCAg TTCATTTGGGGACTTGGTGTTCGCGAGGAGGAGGTGGAGTTTAATGATGTCTATGGTTTGGATGAGGAGCTTTTGGAGATGGTTCCGAAGCCCGTCCTCGCGGTGATGTTTCTTTTCCCTTATACTGCCCAG ATTGAAGCTGAGAGGAAAGCGGACAGGGAACAAGACTCGACTGAGAAGAAG GAATCAGGTAAAAAGGTGTATTTTTTAAAGCAAACAGTTGGGAACGCTTGTGGAACCATTGGGATTCTTCATGCTCTAGGAAATGCAACATCTGAAATTAATCTTG TGGAGGGCTCGTACTTTGATAGGTTCTACAAGTCAACAGCTAACATGGATCCATTTGAG CGTGCTGCTTTTCTTGAAAAAGACAGAGAAATGGAGGATGCTCATTCTGTAACAGCTACTGCTGGGGATACAGAG GCTTCTTCAGATGTAAATGAACATTATATTTGCTTCACATGTGTTGATG GAGAGCTTTATGAGCTTGATGGGAGGAAGTTCCAACCGATATCTCATGGTCCTTCATCACCTAGTAGCCTGTTGCAG GATGCTGCAAAGGTTATAAAAGCCATGATCCAGAAAATTCCTGACTCAATGAACTTCAATGTCATGGCACTCtcaaagaaagaaaagtaa
- the LOC140857155 gene encoding ubiquitin carboxyl-terminal hydrolase 3-like isoform X3 gives MAAPSKRWLPLEANPDVMNQFIWGLGVREEEVEFNDVYGLDEELLEMVPKPVLAVMFLFPYTAQIEAERKADREQDSTEKKESGKKVYFLKQTVGNACGTIGILHALGNATSEINLVEGSYFDRFYKSTANMDPFERAAFLEKDREMEDAHSVTATAGDTEESFMSLMGGSSNRYLMVLHHLVACCSKLKLKKGVTLAYAFAMRLEPDLKDAAKVIKAMIQKIPDSMNFNVMALSKKEK, from the exons ATGGCGGCACCGAGCAAGAGGTGGCTTCCCCTCGAAGCCAATCCAGATGTCATGAACCAg TTCATTTGGGGACTTGGTGTTCGCGAGGAGGAGGTGGAGTTTAATGATGTCTATGGTTTGGATGAGGAGCTTTTGGAGATGGTTCCGAAGCCCGTCCTCGCGGTGATGTTTCTTTTCCCTTATACTGCCCAG ATTGAAGCTGAGAGGAAAGCGGACAGGGAACAAGACTCGACTGAGAAGAAG GAATCAGGTAAAAAGGTGTATTTTTTAAAGCAAACAGTTGGGAACGCTTGTGGAACCATTGGGATTCTTCATGCTCTAGGAAATGCAACATCTGAAATTAATCTTG TGGAGGGCTCGTACTTTGATAGGTTCTACAAGTCAACAGCTAACATGGATCCATTTGAG CGTGCTGCTTTTCTTGAAAAAGACAGAGAAATGGAGGATGCTCATTCTGTAACAGCTACTGCTGGGGATACAGAG GAGAGCTTTATGAGCTTGATGGGAGGAAGTTCCAACCGATATCTCATGGTCCTTCATCACCTAGTAGCCTGTTGCAG TAAATTAAAATTGAAGAAAGGCGTAACTCTTGCATATGCCTTTGCCATGAGACTGGAGCCTGATCTAAAA GATGCTGCAAAGGTTATAAAAGCCATGATCCAGAAAATTCCTGACTCAATGAACTTCAATGTCATGGCACTCtcaaagaaagaaaagtaa
- the LOC140857155 gene encoding ubiquitin carboxyl-terminal hydrolase 3-like isoform X5 — MAAPSKRWLPLEANPDVMNQERHLLSARNSFYLMMLMQFIWGLGVREEEVEFNDVYGLDEELLEMVPKPVLAVMFLFPYTAQIEAERKADREQDSTEKKESGKKVYFLKQTVGNACGTIGILHALGNATSEINLVEGSYFDRFYKSTANMDPFERAAFLEKDREMEDAHSVTATAGDTEESFMSLMGGSSNRYLMVLHHLVACCRMLQRL; from the exons ATGGCGGCACCGAGCAAGAGGTGGCTTCCCCTCGAAGCCAATCCAGATGTCATGAACCAg GAACGTCATCTTTTATCGGCACGGAATTCTTTCTATTTAATGATGCTGATGCAGTTCATTTGGGGACTTGGTGTTCGCGAGGAGGAGGTGGAGTTTAATGATGTCTATGGTTTGGATGAGGAGCTTTTGGAGATGGTTCCGAAGCCCGTCCTCGCGGTGATGTTTCTTTTCCCTTATACTGCCCAG ATTGAAGCTGAGAGGAAAGCGGACAGGGAACAAGACTCGACTGAGAAGAAG GAATCAGGTAAAAAGGTGTATTTTTTAAAGCAAACAGTTGGGAACGCTTGTGGAACCATTGGGATTCTTCATGCTCTAGGAAATGCAACATCTGAAATTAATCTTG TGGAGGGCTCGTACTTTGATAGGTTCTACAAGTCAACAGCTAACATGGATCCATTTGAG CGTGCTGCTTTTCTTGAAAAAGACAGAGAAATGGAGGATGCTCATTCTGTAACAGCTACTGCTGGGGATACAGAG GAGAGCTTTATGAGCTTGATGGGAGGAAGTTCCAACCGATATCTCATGGTCCTTCATCACCTAGTAGCCTGTTGCAG GATGCTGCAAAGGTTATAA
- the LOC140857155 gene encoding ubiquitin carboxyl-terminal hydrolase 3-like isoform X2 — translation MAAPSKRWLPLEANPDVMNQERHLLSARNSFYLMMLMQFIWGLGVREEEVEFNDVYGLDEELLEMVPKPVLAVMFLFPYTAQIEAERKADREQDSTEKKESGKKVYFLKQTVGNACGTIGILHALGNATSEINLVEGSYFDRFYKSTANMDPFERAAFLEKDREMEDAHSVTATAGDTEASSDVNEHYICFTCVDGELYELDGRKFQPISHGPSSPSSLLQDAAKVIKAMIQKIPDSMNFNVMALSKKEK, via the exons ATGGCGGCACCGAGCAAGAGGTGGCTTCCCCTCGAAGCCAATCCAGATGTCATGAACCAg GAACGTCATCTTTTATCGGCACGGAATTCTTTCTATTTAATGATGCTGATGCAGTTCATTTGGGGACTTGGTGTTCGCGAGGAGGAGGTGGAGTTTAATGATGTCTATGGTTTGGATGAGGAGCTTTTGGAGATGGTTCCGAAGCCCGTCCTCGCGGTGATGTTTCTTTTCCCTTATACTGCCCAG ATTGAAGCTGAGAGGAAAGCGGACAGGGAACAAGACTCGACTGAGAAGAAG GAATCAGGTAAAAAGGTGTATTTTTTAAAGCAAACAGTTGGGAACGCTTGTGGAACCATTGGGATTCTTCATGCTCTAGGAAATGCAACATCTGAAATTAATCTTG TGGAGGGCTCGTACTTTGATAGGTTCTACAAGTCAACAGCTAACATGGATCCATTTGAG CGTGCTGCTTTTCTTGAAAAAGACAGAGAAATGGAGGATGCTCATTCTGTAACAGCTACTGCTGGGGATACAGAG GCTTCTTCAGATGTAAATGAACATTATATTTGCTTCACATGTGTTGATG GAGAGCTTTATGAGCTTGATGGGAGGAAGTTCCAACCGATATCTCATGGTCCTTCATCACCTAGTAGCCTGTTGCAG GATGCTGCAAAGGTTATAAAAGCCATGATCCAGAAAATTCCTGACTCAATGAACTTCAATGTCATGGCACTCtcaaagaaagaaaagtaa
- the LOC140857155 gene encoding ubiquitin carboxyl-terminal hydrolase 3-like isoform X1: protein MAAPSKRWLPLEANPDVMNQERHLLSARNSFYLMMLMQFIWGLGVREEEVEFNDVYGLDEELLEMVPKPVLAVMFLFPYTAQIEAERKADREQDSTEKKESGKKVYFLKQTVGNACGTIGILHALGNATSEINLVEGSYFDRFYKSTANMDPFERAAFLEKDREMEDAHSVTATAGDTEESFMSLMGGSSNRYLMVLHHLVACCSKLKLKKGVTLAYAFAMRLEPDLKDAAKVIKAMIQKIPDSMNFNVMALSKKEK from the exons ATGGCGGCACCGAGCAAGAGGTGGCTTCCCCTCGAAGCCAATCCAGATGTCATGAACCAg GAACGTCATCTTTTATCGGCACGGAATTCTTTCTATTTAATGATGCTGATGCAGTTCATTTGGGGACTTGGTGTTCGCGAGGAGGAGGTGGAGTTTAATGATGTCTATGGTTTGGATGAGGAGCTTTTGGAGATGGTTCCGAAGCCCGTCCTCGCGGTGATGTTTCTTTTCCCTTATACTGCCCAG ATTGAAGCTGAGAGGAAAGCGGACAGGGAACAAGACTCGACTGAGAAGAAG GAATCAGGTAAAAAGGTGTATTTTTTAAAGCAAACAGTTGGGAACGCTTGTGGAACCATTGGGATTCTTCATGCTCTAGGAAATGCAACATCTGAAATTAATCTTG TGGAGGGCTCGTACTTTGATAGGTTCTACAAGTCAACAGCTAACATGGATCCATTTGAG CGTGCTGCTTTTCTTGAAAAAGACAGAGAAATGGAGGATGCTCATTCTGTAACAGCTACTGCTGGGGATACAGAG GAGAGCTTTATGAGCTTGATGGGAGGAAGTTCCAACCGATATCTCATGGTCCTTCATCACCTAGTAGCCTGTTGCAG TAAATTAAAATTGAAGAAAGGCGTAACTCTTGCATATGCCTTTGCCATGAGACTGGAGCCTGATCTAAAA GATGCTGCAAAGGTTATAAAAGCCATGATCCAGAAAATTCCTGACTCAATGAACTTCAATGTCATGGCACTCtcaaagaaagaaaagtaa